The genomic DNA GGTCAAGGACCTGGAGACCGGGGAGCGCGGCTTCGTGCTGGTCGGCAGCGAGGATTACCTCCGTCCCTACACGACCGCCCTCACCAAGATCGACACGGAGCTGACCGGCCTCGGCGCCGCCGCGCAGGAGTCGGTCCGAGCCGGCGGCCCGTCGCTCGCCGGGCTGATCGCGCAGAAGCGCGACTTCGCCGCCCGGGTGGTGGAGGCGCGGCGGAACCGGGGCTTCGACGCCGCCATCGACCTCGTCCGCACCGGCGAGGGCAAGCAGCTGATGGACGCGATCCGCGCCGAATCGGCGGCCCGGCAGGCCGCGACCCTGGAGCAGCTCGCGACCATCCAGGCGCACGAAGCGTGGCGCGAACTCCTGCTGTTCCTCCTCTCCGCGGCGGCGGCCCTCGGAGCGATCGTGCTGCTGGCGCGCCTCGCCCTGGTGCGACGGCAGGAATCCCTGCGGATGTCCCGTCTCCTCGACGGGGTGCTGGCCAACGCGCCGGTGGGGCTCGGCTTCCTCGACCGTGACCTGAAAATCAGGCACATGAACCGGGCGCTCGCCACCATGAGCGAGCGCGGCTTCGGGGCCGATCTCGGCGCGCCGATCTGGGCCATGCTCCCGACGCTGCGGGAGGAGCTGGCCCCGAAGCTGGCCGCGGCCCTGACGGAAGGCCTGGTCTCGCCGAACGTGCCGGTGGCGGTGCCGACCCCCTCGGCGCCGGGCGGCGTGCGGCATTTCTCGATGAGCTTCTATCCGCTCCGGGGCGAGGAGAGCGCGGCGGCCGACCAGAGCGTCGAGGGCGTCGGCCTTGTGGTGGTCGACGAGACCATCCGCCACCTCGCGGAGGCCCGGCTGCGCCGGAGCGAGGAGCGCTTCCGCTCGCTGATCGAGGCGAGCGCCGCCATCGTCTGGACCGCCAACCCGGAAGGGAGCCTCCATCGCCGCCAGACGGCCTGGACCCGCTTCACCGGCCAGGACGAGGCCGCCTACGCGGGGCTCGGCTTCCTCGACGCGGTCCACCCGGAGGACCGTGCGCATACCCGCGCCGCGTGGACCCGCGCTGTCACCAGCCTGGAACCCTACGCCACCGAGCACCGGATCCGAGCCGCCTCCGGGACCTACCGGCACATGAGCGTGCGCGCCGTCCCGATCCTCGAACCCGACGGCACCCTGCGGGAGTGGGTCGGGACCCACACGGACATCACCGAGCGCAAGGAGGCCGAGGCCGCGATCGAGGCGGCGCGCGCGGCGGCCGAGGCCGCCAACGCGGCCAAGAGCCAGTTCCTGGCCAATATGAGCCACGAGCTGCGCACCCCGCTCTCGGCGGTGATCGGCTATTCCGAGATGGTGCAGGAGGAGTTGGAGGATATCGGCGAGGCCGATCTCGTCACCGACATGAAGAAGATCGAGACCAACGCCCGCCACCTCCTCGGCCTGATTAACGACGTGCTCGACATCTCGAAGATCGAGGCCGACCGGGTCGAGATCTACGCGGAGGATTTCGAGGTCGCCGCCGTGGTGCAGGAGGTCGCGGTCACGGTCGAGGGTCTCGTCGCCAAGAAGGGCAACACCCTGGCGCTGGAGCTGGAGCCAGGCCTGGGCAGCGCGCATACCGACGTGACCAAGCTGCGGCAGTGCCTGATCAATCTCCTGAGCAATGCCGCGAAGTTCACCGAGGATGGCCGGATCACCCTGGCGGTCGCCCGGGCGGACGGTGCGCTGCGCTTCTGCGTGACCGACACCGGCATCGGCATGACGCGGGAGCAGGTCGGCAAGCTGTTCGAGCGGTTCACCCAGGCCGACGCCTCCACGACGCGCCGGTTCGGCGGCACCGGGCTCGGCCTCGCGATCACCCGGGCCTTCGCCGAGATGCTGGGCGGCTCGATCACCGTGGACAGCCGCGAGGGGCAGGGCACCACCTTCACGCTGACGTTGCCGGACCGTTTCGAGGCCGCCGCGGCCGAGGACGCGGACCCGGCCGCATCGGGAGACGGCGACCGCGGGACGATCCTGGTGGTCGACGACGACGCCGCGACCCGCGATCTGCTGGCGCGCTTCCTGGAGCGCGAGGGCTTCTCGGTGACGGTCGCCGAGGACGGGCGGCGCGGGCTCGATCTCGCTCGCAGCCTGCATCCGCGGGCCGTTCTCCTCGACGTCACCATGCCGCAGATGGACGGATGGGCGGTGCTGCGGGCCATCCGGGCCGATCCCGAGATCGGCGCGACGCCGATCGTGATGGTGACGGTCCTGGACGAGCAGAACCTCGCCTTCTCCCTCGGCGCCACCGACTACCTGCAGAAGCCGATCGACTGGGGAAGCCTGCGCCAGATCGTCGACCGCTTCCGCCTCGCCTCGGGTGACGGCGCGATCCTCGTCGTCGAGGACGAGGCCGACGTCCGCGAGCACGTCTGCGCCTATCTCGCGCGCGAGGGCTTCCCGGTCCGCGAGGCCGAGAACGGCCTGCGCGCTCTGGCAGCCCTGGAGACGGAGCGCCCATCCCTCATCCTGCTCGACCTGATGATGCCCGAGATGGACGGATTCGCGTTCCTGCGGGCGCTGCGGGCCCGGCCTGACAGCCGCGACGTGCCGGTGGTAGTGCTCACCGCCAAGGACATCACGGCCGAGGACCGGCGCCGTCTGGCCGGTCAGGCCGACAGGGTGCTCGCCAAGGGCTCGACCGGGCTCAAGGAGCTGGCCCGCGAGCTGCGTGCCCTGGTCCCCGCGACGGAGGACGCGCCCGCCCAGGGACCCGGGCCCGGCTGAGCGCCCGCGGACCACGGCGGTCCCGGTCCCGGATCGGGGATGGTGCCGCGTCAGAGACCCCGGAACGCCAGTATCAGCGCGCCGACGGCGATGCCCCACAAGGCCAGCGTCGACCAGATCGCGCGGTAGCGTTCGTTGCGGGCGAAGCGCTCCAGCCGGCGGGCATCGCCGGTGCCGGCCTCGTCGAGGCGGACCAGCACGCGCTTCAACCGTATGGCAAGGTCCGGGATGTCGCCGACGACGTCGGAGACGACCTTGAGGGCGTCCAGGCCGCTCTGCGCCCGGCCGACCGGCCCCATGTTGCGGGCGATCCAGGCGCGCACGACCGGCTCGGCCGTGGTCCACATATCGAGGCGCGGGTCGAGGGAGCGGGCGACGCCCTCCACCACCACCATGGTCTTCTGGAGCATCACCAGCTCGGTGCGGGTGCTCATGTCGAACAGGGCCGTGACGTCGAACAGCAGGGTCAGGACCTTGGCCATCGAGATCTCGTCGGCCCGGCGCTGGTGGATCGGCTCGCCGATGGCGCGGATCGCCTGCGCGAAATCCTCCACGGAGTGATGGGCCGGCACGTAGCCCGCCTCGAAATGGACCTTCGCCACCCGGCGGTAATCCCGCAGGATGAAGCCCAGCAGGATCTCGGCGAGAAACCGGCGCTCGTTCGGGCCGAGGCGGCCCATGATGCCGAAATCGACCGCGACTAGCCGGCCCTCGGCATCGACCAGCAGGTTCCCCTGGTGCATGTCCGCGTGGAAGAAGCCGTCGCGGATCGCGTGCCGCAGGAAGCTCTGGATGACGGTCCGGCCGATTATCTGCGGATCATGCCCCCGGGCGGCGAGCTCCGCGGCGCTGTGCAGGCGGGTCCCCTCGATCCACTCGGCCGACAACACCTCACGGGCGGTCAGCTCCCATTCCGGCCTCGGCACACGGAAGTCCGGATCGTCCTTGGTGTTCTCGGCGAGCTCGGAGGCGGCCGCCGCCTCAAGGCGGAAATCCATCTCCATCAGCACCGAGCGCGCGAGGATCTCCACCACCTCGCGCGGGCGCAGCCGCTCCGCCTGCGGCGACAGGGCGTTCACCACCCGCGCCATGAAGCGCATGACCTCGAGGTCGCGCATGAAGCGCTCGCGGACGCCAGGCCGCATCACCTTCACGGCGAGGGCGCGCTGCGTGCCGTCGGGATCCTGCACGATCGCCTTGTGGACCTGCGCGATCGAGGCGGCGGCGATCGGCTCGCTGAACGACACGAACAGGGCGCTCACGGGCTTGCCGAGGGCGGCCTCGACGGTGCGAAGCGCGACCGCCTGCGGGAAGGGCGGCACCCGGTCCTGCAGTTTCTCCAAGTCGAAGGCCGCGCGCATGCCGACGATGTCGGGCCGCGTCGCCAGGAACTGGCCGAATTTCACGTAGGACGGGCCGAGGCGCGTCATCGCCGCAGAGAGCCGGGCCGCCCCGTCGTCGAGGCCGGGCCGCTCGAGGGAGCGGCCGATCCGCAGGGCGAGGCGCAGGTGCGGGGGCAGCTCAGAGGGGTCGACGAGGGCGAGGGCGCCCTCGCGGGCCAGCACGAAGCCGACCCGCGCGCCGCGAAACAAGTTGACGGCGGCGCTGATCACCGGTGCTGGCTCCCGTCGCGCGCGGCGGCGGTCAAGAGACCTTCCAGCCCGAATGGATCGCCACGATCCCGCCCGTCAGCGCCCGGTCGGTGACGTGCCGGAAACCCGCGCGCTCGATCATGCCCGCGAAGGCGCCGCGGGTCGGGAACTTCCGGATCGACTCCACGAGGTAGCGGTAGGACTCGGCGTCCCCGGCTACCCGGGCGCCGATGCGCGGGATCACGTTGAACGAGTAGGCGTCGTAGATGCGGTCGAGCAGCGGGATGTCGACGGCCGAGAATTCCAGGCAGAGGAAGCGCCCACCGGGCTTCAGCACCCGCCGCGCCTCGGCCAGCGCCGTCTCGATCCGCGGCACGTTCCGGATGCCGAAGGCGATCGTGTAGGCGTCGAAGGACGCGTCCGGCAGCGGCAGCGCCTCGGCGTTGCCGGTCACGAAGGCGATCCGGTCGCCGGCCTCGTCGACCTTGCGCTCCCGTGCCCGCTCGGCGCCGACCCGCAGCATCGACTCGTTGATGTCGAGTACGGTGACGCGGGTGCGCGGACCGCCCGCGGCCAGCACCCGGAAGGCCACGTCGCCGGTGCCGCCGGCGACGTCGAGATGCGCGAAGGCGCGGTTCTGCGGCGGCCGCAGCATCGAGACGAGCTGCGCCTTCCAGGCCCGGTGCAGGCCCGCCGACATCAGGTCGTTCATGATGTCGTAGCGGCGGGCGACCGAGTGGAAGACGCTGTCGACGCGCCCCTGCTTCTCGTCGAGCGCCACGCGCTCGAAGCCGAAATCCGCGCTCGCGCGCTCAGACGCCCCGTCTCCGGCCTTCATGACGCTCCCAATCCTCGATGGGCGCGTCATAGCGAAGGTCGCGCCCGACCGCCATGCGTCGAAACACGCGGCTGGGGACCGACCCCGGTGCTGCGACGCGCCGAAGACGTGTCTCAGCCGACCCGGGTGCGGAGCGCGTCCGCCACCGCGCTGGCCATGGCGCGCGTGCCCATCGGGTTCGTGCCCTCGCCGGCGATGTCGGCGGTGCGCGCGCCGCCCGCGAGGGCGTCGGTGATGGCGCCGTCGAGGGCGTCGGCCGCGTCGCCGAGGCCGAAGGAGTAGCGCAGGCACATGGCGAGCGAGCCGATCATGGCGATCGGGTTGGCCTTGTCCTGGCCGGCGATGTCGGGCGCCGAGCCGTGGACCGGCTCGTAGAGCGCGCGGCGCAGGCCGCTCGCGTCGACCGCGCCGAGGGAGGCCGACGGCAGCATGCCCAGCGAGCCGGTGAGCATGGCGGCGATGTCGGAGAGCACGTCGCCGAACAGGTTGTCGGTCACCAGCACGTCGAACTGCTTGGGCCGGCGCACCAGCTGCATGGCGCAGTTGTCGGCGAGGATGTGCTCGAGCTGCAGGTCGGCGTAGTGCGCGGCGTGCACCTTGGTGA from Methylobacterium oryzae includes the following:
- a CDS encoding response regulator, which produces MSAPSRAGSIFGLRRRNWRGAGPLGWLLGSPVAFILLIVALGSGTANYVTGETDRAATARANATIAGIERLISEVKDLETGERGFVLVGSEDYLRPYTTALTKIDTELTGLGAAAQESVRAGGPSLAGLIAQKRDFAARVVEARRNRGFDAAIDLVRTGEGKQLMDAIRAESAARQAATLEQLATIQAHEAWRELLLFLLSAAAALGAIVLLARLALVRRQESLRMSRLLDGVLANAPVGLGFLDRDLKIRHMNRALATMSERGFGADLGAPIWAMLPTLREELAPKLAAALTEGLVSPNVPVAVPTPSAPGGVRHFSMSFYPLRGEESAAADQSVEGVGLVVVDETIRHLAEARLRRSEERFRSLIEASAAIVWTANPEGSLHRRQTAWTRFTGQDEAAYAGLGFLDAVHPEDRAHTRAAWTRAVTSLEPYATEHRIRAASGTYRHMSVRAVPILEPDGTLREWVGTHTDITERKEAEAAIEAARAAAEAANAAKSQFLANMSHELRTPLSAVIGYSEMVQEELEDIGEADLVTDMKKIETNARHLLGLINDVLDISKIEADRVEIYAEDFEVAAVVQEVAVTVEGLVAKKGNTLALELEPGLGSAHTDVTKLRQCLINLLSNAAKFTEDGRITLAVARADGALRFCVTDTGIGMTREQVGKLFERFTQADASTTRRFGGTGLGLAITRAFAEMLGGSITVDSREGQGTTFTLTLPDRFEAAAAEDADPAASGDGDRGTILVVDDDAATRDLLARFLEREGFSVTVAEDGRRGLDLARSLHPRAVLLDVTMPQMDGWAVLRAIRADPEIGATPIVMVTVLDEQNLAFSLGATDYLQKPIDWGSLRQIVDRFRLASGDGAILVVEDEADVREHVCAYLAREGFPVREAENGLRALAALETERPSLILLDLMMPEMDGFAFLRALRARPDSRDVPVVVLTAKDITAEDRRRLAGQADRVLAKGSTGLKELARELRALVPATEDAPAQGPGPG
- the ubiB gene encoding 2-polyprenylphenol 6-hydroxylase; the encoded protein is MISAAVNLFRGARVGFVLAREGALALVDPSELPPHLRLALRIGRSLERPGLDDGAARLSAAMTRLGPSYVKFGQFLATRPDIVGMRAAFDLEKLQDRVPPFPQAVALRTVEAALGKPVSALFVSFSEPIAAASIAQVHKAIVQDPDGTQRALAVKVMRPGVRERFMRDLEVMRFMARVVNALSPQAERLRPREVVEILARSVLMEMDFRLEAAAASELAENTKDDPDFRVPRPEWELTAREVLSAEWIEGTRLHSAAELAARGHDPQIIGRTVIQSFLRHAIRDGFFHADMHQGNLLVDAEGRLVAVDFGIMGRLGPNERRFLAEILLGFILRDYRRVAKVHFEAGYVPAHHSVEDFAQAIRAIGEPIHQRRADEISMAKVLTLLFDVTALFDMSTRTELVMLQKTMVVVEGVARSLDPRLDMWTTAEPVVRAWIARNMGPVGRAQSGLDALKVVSDVVGDIPDLAIRLKRVLVRLDEAGTGDARRLERFARNERYRAIWSTLALWGIAVGALILAFRGL
- the ubiE gene encoding bifunctional demethylmenaquinone methyltransferase/2-methoxy-6-polyprenyl-1,4-benzoquinol methylase UbiE; this translates as MKAGDGASERASADFGFERVALDEKQGRVDSVFHSVARRYDIMNDLMSAGLHRAWKAQLVSMLRPPQNRAFAHLDVAGGTGDVAFRVLAAGGPRTRVTVLDINESMLRVGAERARERKVDEAGDRIAFVTGNAEALPLPDASFDAYTIAFGIRNVPRIETALAEARRVLKPGGRFLCLEFSAVDIPLLDRIYDAYSFNVIPRIGARVAGDAESYRYLVESIRKFPTRGAFAGMIERAGFRHVTDRALTGGIVAIHSGWKVS